One genomic window of Armatimonadota bacterium includes the following:
- a CDS encoding ABC transporter ATP-binding protein — protein sequence MPLIEVIDLKKTYKIGSVEVPALRGVSFSVEPGEFVAIMGPSGSGKSTLMNIIGCLDRPTSGTYMLDDTDASKLSDAQRAHVRNRKIGFVFQSFNLLPKMSALKNTMLPMMYSSEPRDRKYARMALDSVGLAGRIHHTPMQLSGGEQQRVAIARALVNDPPVMFGDEPTGNLDTATGEEIMAIFQSLNNAGKTVVIVTHEPDIARHCKRILRFRDGLLESDEIVENQLIAKTREVSRQ from the coding sequence ATGCCGCTTATTGAAGTTATAGACCTGAAAAAAACATATAAGATAGGCAGCGTGGAAGTCCCTGCGCTTCGGGGCGTGTCGTTCAGCGTAGAGCCGGGCGAGTTCGTGGCAATCATGGGACCATCAGGCTCCGGCAAATCCACTCTGATGAACATAATCGGCTGCCTGGACAGGCCGACTTCAGGCACATATATGCTCGACGATACTGATGCAAGCAAGCTCAGTGACGCCCAGCGCGCCCATGTCAGAAACCGTAAGATTGGTTTTGTCTTCCAGAGCTTTAATCTGCTGCCGAAGATGTCCGCGCTCAAGAACACCATGCTGCCGATGATGTATTCGTCCGAGCCCAGAGACAGGAAATACGCCAGAATGGCTCTAGACTCTGTCGGATTGGCCGGGCGCATCCACCACACGCCAATGCAGCTTTCCGGCGGTGAGCAGCAGCGTGTCGCGATTGCTCGGGCGCTGGTAAACGACCCGCCGGTAATGTTCGGAGATGAGCCTACCGGCAACCTCGATACCGCCACAGGTGAGGAGATCATGGCCATCTTCCAGAGCCTCAACAATGCCGGAAAGACAGTTGTGATTGTTACCCACGAGCCTGACATAGCCCGGCACTGCAAGAGAATACTGCGTTTTCGAGATGGGCTGCTGGAATCTGACGAGATTGTGGAAAACCAGCTTATTGCAAAGACAAGAGAAGTGAGCAGGCAGTAG